Proteins co-encoded in one Rhodococcus sp. PAMC28707 genomic window:
- a CDS encoding DUF6636 domain-containing protein, translating into MVDKRLAAAAVLAVSAMLTACGSESGAEVAATSPPSTTSAPAATTTTTVAPVPVTTTEAPLPTTTEPAPPPMPMPMPQTTYAPLQGAYYFSSPDGQFQCGIVTLPSRTEAGCQGTTTPVPPRPESCMISWGNGIRVTNEGAAEFMCSGGAVYTSGGATVDPPLEVGQQIVGDGYTCISAADGISCNNDETGHGFRIAADGNETF; encoded by the coding sequence ATGGTGGACAAGCGTCTTGCAGCAGCGGCAGTTCTGGCAGTGTCGGCAATGTTGACGGCATGTGGCAGTGAGTCCGGTGCAGAGGTGGCCGCAACCTCGCCGCCTAGTACGACGAGTGCGCCCGCCGCTACCACTACTACGACGGTCGCACCTGTTCCAGTCACCACTACCGAGGCGCCGCTTCCCACGACGACCGAGCCTGCTCCGCCGCCGATGCCGATGCCGATGCCACAGACTACGTATGCACCGCTGCAGGGCGCCTACTATTTCAGTTCGCCGGACGGGCAGTTCCAATGCGGAATCGTCACTCTTCCTTCGCGGACTGAGGCAGGCTGTCAAGGCACGACCACGCCCGTTCCACCGCGGCCCGAGTCATGCATGATCAGCTGGGGCAACGGGATTCGCGTCACCAATGAAGGGGCAGCCGAGTTCATGTGCTCCGGTGGCGCGGTGTACACCTCGGGTGGTGCGACGGTCGATCCGCCGCTCGAGGTGGGTCAACAGATCGTCGGCGACGGTTACACGTGCATTTCTGCCGCCGACGGGATCTCCTGCAACAACGACGAGACCGGTCACGGTTTCCGCATTGCTGCCGACGGTAACGAAACCTTTTGA
- a CDS encoding VTT domain-containing protein: MSLNAASESVTTNLALLPGFLDPVNLLNSFGAWVLVGLLLVVFIESGLLFPLLPGDSLLFTAGLIAASKSTDIEPFAPIWLLLILIPIAAILGDQVGFLIGSKGGTALFKSNDARFFKKKYIDESHAFFEKHGPITIILARFVPIVRTFAPVVAGASKMKYSLFLTYNVVGGILWGAGVTMLGYLLGQIDFIREHVDIIFIIIVLVSVLPIVVEVGKRMIKARKTPLAEATESIESQRDATS; encoded by the coding sequence GTGAGTTTGAATGCCGCCTCGGAATCCGTGACGACCAACCTGGCTTTGCTGCCTGGGTTCCTCGATCCGGTCAACCTGCTCAATTCGTTCGGCGCCTGGGTGTTGGTCGGATTGCTGCTAGTCGTTTTCATCGAGTCGGGGTTGCTGTTTCCCCTGCTACCCGGTGATTCGCTGCTGTTCACAGCAGGGCTGATCGCAGCCTCGAAGTCGACGGACATCGAGCCGTTCGCACCGATTTGGCTCTTGCTGATTCTGATTCCCATCGCCGCGATCCTCGGTGACCAAGTGGGATTCCTCATCGGTTCCAAGGGCGGTACCGCCCTCTTCAAATCGAACGACGCGCGCTTCTTCAAGAAGAAATACATCGACGAGTCGCATGCCTTCTTCGAAAAGCACGGGCCGATCACCATCATTCTGGCGCGCTTCGTTCCGATCGTTCGCACGTTTGCCCCCGTCGTCGCGGGTGCGTCGAAGATGAAGTACTCACTGTTCCTGACCTACAACGTCGTCGGAGGCATCCTCTGGGGTGCAGGTGTGACGATGCTCGGCTACCTGCTCGGCCAGATCGATTTCATTCGCGAGCACGTCGACATCATCTTCATCATCATCGTTCTCGTCTCGGTGCTGCCGATCGTCGTCGAGGTCGGCAAACGGATGATCAAGGCACGCAAGACTCCGTTGGCCGAAGCGACCGAGTCGATCGAATCGCAGCGGGACGCCACTTCCTGA
- a CDS encoding RNA methyltransferase yields MESGVAADAGPTEWGEAPNGVGPWVEEYTAPRPTDARYDAELLDNGDRRNVVDAYRYWTREAIVADIDNRRHSLHVAIENFANDANIGTVVRTANAFAAQAVHIVGRRRWNRRGAMVTDRYQHIHHHATVADLLEFARVNALTVVAVDNTPGSVPLETAVLPRDCVLLFGQEGPGVTEEARGAAAMTVSIAQFGSTRSINAGVAAGIAMHSWIRQHADLSSAWT; encoded by the coding sequence ATGGAATCCGGAGTCGCTGCCGATGCCGGCCCGACGGAGTGGGGTGAAGCCCCCAACGGCGTCGGTCCGTGGGTCGAGGAGTACACAGCACCGCGGCCTACCGATGCTCGTTACGACGCCGAGCTGCTCGACAACGGAGATCGACGCAATGTCGTCGACGCCTATCGCTATTGGACACGCGAGGCGATCGTTGCGGACATCGACAATCGTCGGCACAGTCTTCACGTCGCGATCGAGAATTTCGCGAACGACGCCAACATCGGCACTGTGGTCCGGACGGCCAATGCTTTTGCTGCGCAGGCAGTTCACATCGTCGGTCGTCGACGGTGGAATCGGCGGGGTGCGATGGTTACCGATCGCTATCAACACATTCACCACCACGCCACGGTCGCTGACTTACTCGAGTTCGCCCGAGTGAACGCGCTGACCGTTGTCGCCGTGGACAACACCCCGGGGTCGGTGCCGCTGGAAACGGCGGTTCTGCCGCGTGACTGCGTGCTGTTGTTCGGTCAGGAGGGCCCGGGAGTGACGGAGGAAGCCCGTGGCGCCGCCGCGATGACGGTGTCCATCGCCCAGTTCGGCTCGACTCGAAGTATCAACGCCGGAGTGGCTGCGGGTATCGCCATGCATTCCTGGATTCGGCAGCATGCGGACTTGTCTTCGGCGTGGACCTGA
- a CDS encoding lysoplasmalogenase, whose amino-acid sequence MKRTTFSRVAFGSAAVATVIGAITGNETLHRAAKPLLVPALALGMRRFSPVLGVALAAATVGDVLLIDPDDDSKILRGAGAFAVMQGCYCVLLASAGNRPTVTAAVPRVTGWAVASTQLVRKSPEVAPGLAAYGVTLAAMSTLAADPASAAGADVFAGVVVPNSDPRSWQALGGILFTVSDALIVYRRLYLSSTVSRRIVEGAILATYSAAQLLLVEGFNRQ is encoded by the coding sequence ATGAAACGAACGACGTTCTCACGGGTTGCATTCGGTTCGGCTGCCGTCGCGACGGTGATCGGTGCGATCACCGGAAACGAGACTCTGCACCGGGCGGCCAAGCCACTCCTCGTCCCTGCGCTCGCACTCGGGATGCGCCGCTTCTCGCCGGTCCTCGGGGTAGCGCTCGCGGCCGCAACAGTCGGGGACGTTCTACTGATCGATCCGGATGACGATTCCAAAATTCTGCGCGGAGCCGGAGCTTTCGCCGTGATGCAGGGTTGCTATTGCGTCCTTCTCGCTTCGGCAGGCAATCGACCGACCGTTACCGCTGCCGTACCGCGCGTCACCGGGTGGGCGGTGGCGTCGACACAGTTGGTAAGAAAGTCACCGGAGGTGGCTCCGGGGTTGGCCGCATACGGCGTGACTCTGGCAGCTATGTCGACGTTGGCGGCAGATCCAGCATCCGCTGCAGGAGCGGATGTATTTGCCGGCGTCGTGGTGCCGAATTCCGATCCGCGTTCCTGGCAGGCGCTGGGCGGAATTCTGTTCACCGTTTCCGACGCGTTGATCGTGTACCGGCGGCTCTATCTTTCGAGCACGGTGTCTCGCCGGATCGTCGAAGGTGCAATTCTGGCCACGTACTCGGCAGCTCAGCTACTTCTCGTCGAAGGATTCAACAGGCAGTAG
- a CDS encoding DedA family protein produces MTAMGSFGPLTTAGPLVVWTIVVAFVFLECALIIGLFLPGDSMLVTAGIVMATHSSGVGHIWALSVGAMIAAIAGNQAGYVIGHRTGSKLVARKDGKYLNTKNLHKVNVLLEKHGFWAVLVARWIPWVRTLCPMVAGAANMNHRKYTIASTLGAIIWAPVLLLIGFYFGSFIEQVPWLLPAVLIAMIVALVLGTALGIWQYRKEMARPTEIVEVEEVHE; encoded by the coding sequence ATGACGGCGATGGGCAGTTTCGGACCGCTCACCACTGCCGGTCCCCTTGTCGTATGGACCATCGTCGTCGCATTCGTGTTCCTCGAATGCGCTCTCATCATCGGCCTGTTCCTTCCCGGTGACTCGATGCTCGTCACCGCAGGCATCGTCATGGCCACACACTCTTCCGGAGTCGGCCATATCTGGGCGCTGTCGGTGGGCGCGATGATCGCCGCGATCGCGGGTAACCAAGCCGGCTACGTAATCGGCCACCGCACCGGCTCCAAACTCGTCGCACGCAAAGACGGCAAGTATCTCAACACGAAGAACCTGCACAAAGTGAACGTCCTGCTGGAAAAGCACGGTTTCTGGGCGGTACTCGTGGCTCGCTGGATTCCATGGGTCCGCACGCTGTGCCCGATGGTCGCAGGCGCAGCAAACATGAACCATCGCAAATACACGATCGCCAGCACCCTGGGCGCCATCATCTGGGCGCCGGTACTGCTGCTCATCGGCTTCTATTTCGGCAGCTTCATCGAGCAGGTCCCATGGCTACTACCGGCGGTGTTGATCGCGATGATCGTTGCGCTCGTACTAGGTACCGCACTCGGCATCTGGCAGTACCGCAAAGAGATGGCCCGGCCGACGGAAATCGTAGAGGTGGAAGAGGTTCACGAGTAG
- a CDS encoding SDR family oxidoreductase: protein MSTPTVFITGAAAGIGRSTALRFARSGYLVGAYDIDGTGLASLSKEIAAAGGRVVTGVLDVTDPVQWADRLTEFDAESGGRLDVLVNNAGILVAGKFEEIPLAVHKRQIDINLNGVVYGTLAAFPYLKATPGAQVVNLCSASAIYGQPELATYGATKFAVRGITEALDLEWAEFDISVKAMWPLFVQTAMTKGVSTGTTSSLGIKLTADDVSEAIFDATRPSKRLLHKVHFPVGLQSKAMSIGSRFSPAWLTREINRRLSHT, encoded by the coding sequence GTGTCTACTCCAACTGTGTTCATCACCGGCGCTGCAGCCGGTATCGGACGGTCCACCGCGTTGAGATTCGCCCGCTCGGGATACCTCGTCGGGGCCTATGACATCGACGGAACCGGATTGGCGTCGCTGAGCAAGGAGATCGCTGCGGCCGGTGGCCGAGTCGTGACGGGAGTTCTCGACGTCACCGACCCGGTTCAGTGGGCGGATCGCCTGACCGAATTCGACGCGGAGTCCGGCGGGCGACTCGACGTCCTGGTCAACAATGCGGGCATCCTCGTCGCAGGAAAATTCGAAGAGATACCGCTCGCCGTGCACAAGCGTCAGATCGACATCAACTTGAACGGCGTCGTCTATGGCACTCTGGCAGCCTTCCCGTATCTGAAGGCCACCCCCGGTGCGCAGGTCGTCAACCTTTGTTCCGCATCAGCGATCTACGGCCAACCCGAACTTGCCACCTACGGCGCGACGAAGTTCGCGGTTCGCGGTATCACCGAGGCCCTGGACCTCGAATGGGCGGAGTTCGACATCTCGGTGAAAGCGATGTGGCCGCTGTTCGTGCAGACCGCGATGACCAAGGGTGTGTCCACGGGCACCACCAGTTCGCTCGGGATCAAGCTGACGGCCGACGACGTCTCCGAAGCGATCTTCGACGCCACCCGGCCGTCGAAGCGCCTACTGCACAAGGTTCATTTTCCGGTGGGGTTGCAGTCCAAGGCGATGTCGATCGGCTCACGATTCTCGCCTGCATGGCTGACGCGTGAGATCAACCGTCGTCTGAGCCACACCTGA
- a CDS encoding glycoside hydrolase family 76 protein — protein sequence MQEQWSQRADAAEGAVYARHVRRLWGLPGTALGVVAWPPVRRERLFGRWHYWWQAHLLDCAVDATTRAPTVKRRRKLSKIARAHRIRNITGWTNNYYDDMAWLGLALERSQRLHAVDNRSAIHTIELELFDAWAPKKGGGIPWRKGDDFYNTPANGPASILLARTGRLWRAQAMADWMDAHLRDPVTGLILDGIRTGGELDRAVFSYCQGVVLGVETELSVRLDAPRHRARVHALVAAVETHLCRDLVIVGGGGGDGGLFDGILARNLAFVATTLPGECDEDEQARSLAASIVLASAKAAWENRLEVEDHPLFGAAWNKEARLPGSGHSIATFTGGTVRSSRIPERDLSVQLSGWMLMEAAHVVSASGFRE from the coding sequence ATGCAGGAGCAATGGTCGCAGCGTGCGGACGCGGCGGAGGGGGCTGTCTACGCGCGCCACGTACGTCGATTGTGGGGACTGCCCGGTACCGCTTTAGGAGTGGTGGCGTGGCCCCCCGTCCGGCGTGAACGACTGTTCGGACGTTGGCATTACTGGTGGCAGGCGCACTTGCTGGATTGTGCTGTCGACGCGACTACTCGCGCGCCCACTGTCAAGCGTCGCAGGAAGCTGTCCAAAATTGCTCGCGCACATCGGATTCGGAACATCACCGGATGGACCAACAACTATTACGACGACATGGCATGGCTCGGCCTTGCGCTGGAGCGATCGCAGCGGTTGCACGCTGTCGACAATCGGTCGGCGATCCATACGATCGAATTGGAGTTGTTCGACGCCTGGGCGCCGAAGAAGGGCGGCGGAATACCGTGGCGTAAGGGTGATGATTTCTACAACACTCCGGCGAACGGGCCTGCGTCGATACTGCTGGCCCGCACCGGTCGGCTCTGGCGCGCACAGGCCATGGCTGACTGGATGGACGCGCATCTCCGCGACCCGGTGACGGGCCTGATCCTCGACGGCATTCGCACGGGCGGCGAGCTCGATCGTGCGGTGTTCAGCTACTGCCAGGGCGTCGTGCTCGGAGTCGAGACCGAATTGTCAGTTCGTCTCGACGCGCCGCGGCATCGCGCACGCGTTCACGCGCTGGTTGCCGCCGTCGAGACGCACCTGTGCCGGGATCTGGTGATCGTGGGCGGGGGTGGCGGTGACGGCGGTCTGTTCGACGGCATTTTGGCGCGCAACCTCGCTTTCGTCGCCACGACGCTCCCCGGCGAGTGCGACGAGGACGAACAGGCTCGCTCGCTGGCGGCGTCGATCGTTCTTGCATCGGCGAAGGCCGCGTGGGAGAACCGACTCGAGGTCGAGGACCATCCGCTGTTCGGTGCCGCCTGGAACAAGGAGGCGCGCCTGCCCGGGTCTGGGCATTCCATTGCCACGTTCACCGGTGGGACCGTTCGCTCGTCCAGGATTCCCGAGCGGGATCTATCGGTCCAACTCAGTGGGTGGATGTTGATGGAAGCCGCCCACGTCGTCTCCGCGTCCGGCTTCCGCGAGTGA
- the fbaA gene encoding class II fructose-bisphosphate aldolase: protein MPIATPEVYAEMLGRAKEHQFAFPAINCVGSESVNAAIKGFADAGSDGIIQFSTGGAEFASGLGIKDMVTGAAALAEFAHVIAARYDVTIALHTDHCPKDKLDTYVRPLIALSQERVDAGKNPLFQSHMWDGSAIAIDENLEIAKELLALSAAARIILEIEIGVVGGEEDGVEAEINDKLYTSNEDFLKTVEALGAGDAGSRYLLAATFGNVHGVYKPGNVKLKPSVLADGQKVASEHLGLAEGSKPFDFVFHGGSGSAKSEIEEALGYGVVKMNVDTDTQYAFSRPIAGHFFSNYDGVLKVDGEVGNKKAYDPRSYLKKAEAGMTARVIEACNDLKSAGRSVSAG, encoded by the coding sequence GTGCCGATCGCAACTCCCGAGGTCTACGCCGAGATGCTTGGCCGGGCGAAGGAACACCAATTCGCATTTCCGGCTATCAACTGCGTAGGTTCCGAGTCCGTCAATGCCGCCATCAAAGGCTTCGCCGACGCAGGTAGCGACGGCATCATTCAGTTCTCGACGGGCGGCGCCGAGTTCGCGTCGGGCCTCGGGATCAAGGACATGGTCACCGGCGCGGCCGCCCTGGCCGAGTTCGCTCATGTGATCGCAGCGCGATACGACGTCACCATCGCGCTACACACCGATCACTGCCCGAAGGACAAGCTCGACACCTACGTGCGTCCGCTGATCGCCCTGTCCCAGGAGCGCGTCGACGCAGGCAAGAACCCGCTCTTCCAGTCGCACATGTGGGACGGTTCTGCGATCGCAATCGATGAGAACCTCGAGATCGCCAAGGAACTGCTCGCCCTTTCCGCGGCAGCACGCATCATCCTCGAGATCGAAATCGGCGTCGTCGGCGGCGAAGAAGACGGCGTCGAGGCCGAGATCAACGACAAGCTCTACACCTCGAACGAGGATTTCCTCAAGACCGTCGAAGCCCTCGGTGCCGGCGACGCGGGATCGCGCTACCTGCTCGCGGCAACGTTCGGCAACGTGCACGGCGTCTACAAGCCGGGCAACGTCAAGCTGAAGCCTTCGGTGCTCGCCGACGGCCAGAAGGTCGCGTCGGAGCACCTTGGTCTTGCCGAGGGTTCCAAGCCGTTCGACTTCGTCTTTCACGGTGGATCGGGCTCGGCGAAGAGTGAGATCGAAGAGGCACTCGGTTACGGCGTCGTGAAGATGAACGTCGACACCGATACTCAGTACGCATTCAGTCGGCCGATCGCCGGGCACTTCTTCAGCAACTACGACGGCGTCCTGAAGGTCGACGGAGAGGTCGGCAACAAGAAGGCCTACGACCCCCGCAGTTACCTGAAGAAAGCCGAAGCAGGGATGACCGCTCGCGTCATCGAGGCGTGCAACGACCTGAAGTCCGCCGGCCGCAGCGTCTCCGCCGGATAA